gtagtcgttgagttgaacatgatgttctgaaactcatgaattgaacatgtcatgagacagaggtatagttcttacgatgaagtgagcaagtattgatcattcgatggatcgttgaatattgattgttgaaccaatattgagaaaatattcctcatctgagcaagtgctgctcatgtgatgaattgttgaatatttgatcgtctgagcatgtgttgctcatctaatggattattggcagcgtaccaaaatattaattagaatactggtcgttgaaccgagcataattaatgaaattaatgaccatgaggccgtcgtaaaattattaaggttggaatctggaatgatgatccttggattgagaaaacctaatttgatcaattgatgatcaattcatggttgtcagaatttcaaccatgggacgaaggagggagcgactacatgggaccgtggatcaaccatgtagtgtccatatgctcacgtgagcaaatacaaataactcctgaagagttgacgattttttggtggaagaatgattaaatgctggtttaatcgtttattcaaaaaatgctcgtttgagccttaggtgagaaaatctaattaaccatgacgaggcgagggaccgaccatggagtcatgaaaccggccctgggttatcccgtgaccgcctgacgatcatctcatgaaaatccaaagtgtttgggagagttttggacctaatacgagcaattgtgcaaattaggtcaaaactgtgaaaattgatgggaccggcttccgtgagccaaagagccaatctgggtcggtcaagatagcgtgctcgtgtccccaaggcgtccgtgtctcagtcctgagaattttgatattttctggcgtgcaattgaacatccattcgagaaaatatgccaaaattagggtttcgacgaaactgaggaaaaacaccatgagatgatgaaaaataattataaaataaggaatgaggaggcgtgagaccgccgtggtcaaggcatggtcgtacggtcgtgaccacggtcccgtggtgccttttccttaattttataatattttgatgattttatgaaaaattcatgaattttgagaaatttgatgaactttgggagtttccatgaattgaaggagttttcatgagttcaaggaagcaaaagatattaaaataataaaacaagggcgtgtgggaccgtggaaggcatgactggaCGTCCAGGTCCCGGTctcacaagtttccctaattttataatgattttatgaaaaattcattaattttgagaaatttgatgaatttagggagtttccatgaactgaaggagttttcatgagttcagggaagaaaaaaatattaaaataataaaaacaagggcgtgtgggccctggaggcatgaccggccggcttgggcccggtctcacgagtttccataattttttaatattttttaggtatttttgatgatttgagggaatttttcctaatttgagagaaataccatgaaatcaaggaatttgatgaattcaaggagactaataataaaataataaaacaaaggggcgtgtggaccggctagggcatggcgggCCGGAcaaggcctggtcccacaagttttcataatttatattattttattattatttgatgatttgtgcaaaaataccatgaaatcaaggagtttttcatgaaattagagaaataataatagtaataataataaaataataaggaaccgtgggtgtggggccggttggccaatggtcacgctccatactcctttccttaattatatattattttttatggatttatggaagtaccgtgaaaccgaggagtttcctcgagacgaaggaaatttgataaaatgagagaattttcatcaaatcatgaaaaataataaaaatgcattaaaaatataaaactggcgtgggattgaccacgacacgatcggttggtcgtgtgtccgtgctcccagcaccctggtcaatattttaattatttattattttcttctctattttgcataggttcatcgtttcattgtatttttgaaatactcgttcgtgcggtgactgttagtataTCATCATTGAATACACTTTctccatttgaatcggggcttacttagaggtagctcagacgcccggttgttgattatttattactaattgtggaattcgatggagaataattcacaaaactgagcaataagatgtttattattaattcataggatcagctgaggattcaactacgaattcagaataataaagtgagcattaccattccataggatcgtagattcgaccatagaatcagagtaattaagatttatctattaccatttatgagaccagttgtggattcgatcatgaaatcggagtaatgagataatatagttattgctattctatgagatcaagccgtggattcgatcatagaatcagaacaattgttatcgccattccatgggaccagtcgtggactcgaccatggaatatgaacaattaggaataattaactttgtggatccatactgtagagcaagctgtctaggagcattaatcatcccgatatgatcttgtcggtaagtcatatcctttatatagtcagggtaaacttggtgtttgttcctgaagacgttatcgctctatactagcagagcaagctgtctaggagccgtccatctcgtgatgctacatagaaataatcactgaaagtattcagtattcatgagatatgtcattgtccagtcgtgagactacatatctacatgtactatgagagaaagtactctccgttgagaattcgatgagagacacgtgtctcgatactcacgtctgattgctgaatcagagcttcttataattatgagtttacgaattcagcccttgttgaaaatccaccatctataagtTAATAATTTTTGTCCTTCTTTAGTGATCATAGCTGAACCAAAAGTTCAATATTCTGAGGATTTTTGCAAGAAATTAAGACTCAATGGAATGCACTATGAAGCTATCCATAATTCAACTGAATCAAGAAAGGGTGATATTTGGATATTACGAAGTTCTTCTATTCAGAGACCCTCCATTATTTCTATTACAGATCAGTCAATAACTGTTGAGGTTGGGGTGCACTTATTACTGGAATTCATGCGAATTCATTAACAGTTAATAGAAGAGATTTATGGCGTGAGATGGAAGATATCAACTCTTTTAATAAACCATGGCTTGCAATTGGAGATTTTAATTCTGTCCTtagagaggaagaaaaaaaaggaggtTTAAGACCATTGAGAATATCAATGatggagtttaataattgtttACATAGTTGTGTATTAATACAAGCCCCTCACTATGGTTTGGAGTTTTCTTGGTGCAACAATAGAGCTGGAAAAAAAGGATAGTATGCAACTTAGAAAGAGTTGTTTATAATGATAAATGGCTTGATTTATATCCTAGTTGGTATTACAAAGTAGGAGCAAGAGGGGTATCTGATCATAGTACCTTGTATGGAGGAAATTCTTTCATTCCTAAACCAACTAATGTACCATTCAGAGCTCTCAAGGTGTGGAAAAATCATTCTGGCTTTTTACCTCTTATTAAAGAATCTTGGAGTAAGACAGTAAAAGGTAATCCTATCTATATTTTTATGTGCAAAGTTAAGagattgaaaattgatataaaagaatGAAATTGGACAACTTTTGGGGATGTGAATAAAAAGATAAGTTTAGCAGAAAAGGAGGTAATGAATACTTCTATTGCTTCTGATCAAGAACCAGATAATATTTTTCTCTTAAACAAGCTTGTGACAACAAGAGGCAAGTTGGAAATTTTAGCACAACAACAAAAGGAAATTATTCAGCAAAAATCTAGAGTTATGTGGCTAAAGGAaattttagaagatgatgaaggaaataTTATTACTTCTCAAAGATATATAGCTGCTAATCTTGTGAAATACTTTGAAGATAAATTTAAATTTCAAGATGTGGATATAAACCAGCAATTTTTGGATGCCATTCCAAAGGTGGTAGAGATTGAAGATAATAAAATGCTGGAAGAAATTCCatcagaagaagaaattaaaaaagttgtttttgatcTCAACCTAGAAAGTGcaccaggaccagatggttttGCTGGGTGGTTTTATAGGTTTGCTTGGGAAATTATTGGAACTGATCTCATAAATGCAATACAATACTGttggagaagaagtttcattctaTATGGGCTTAATGTTAACTTCCCCAAGCTGATACCTAAAGTTAATAATGCTAAGAGAGCAAAACAATTCAGGCCAATTGGCTTAATGAACTTTAGcttcaaaatatttacaaaaatttGGGCTACAAGATTGGGAAGTATAATTCATAAGTCACCTCAACAAGGAGCTTTCTTAAAAGGCAGAACAATACAAGAACAAATTGCATTAGCTTCTGAAATGGTTAATGAGTTGGATATTGAAAGAAAAGGAGGTAATTTTGGTTTAAAGatagatattactcaagcttaTGACTCACTGAGCTGGGACTTTCTCTTCCAAGTTATGAGTAAATTTGGTATGTCTGACTCAGTCATCCATTGGCTTCAAATTATGCTTAAATCTGCAAGAATATATGTATTGATAAATGGTGGGCCAGAAGGATACTTTCAAGTGAAAAGAGGATTGAGACAGGGTGATCCATTATCTCCTCTCCTATTTGTTTTGGCTTAAGATGCTCTCGGTAGAAACATCACAAAGAAAATCCAGGAAGGAGCTCTGAAAGAAATGGTAAATAGGAAAGGCATTAAACCATCCCACATTCTGTTTGCAGATGATGTGTTTTTGTTCTGTAATGGAGATAGGAGGAATGTTAAAAAGTTAATGGGAATTCTTAAAGACTATCAATGTGCTTCAGGTCAAATGATAAGCATGGAAAAAAGTAAGTGCTTTATTGGTGGTACAAGTGATATAAGAAAAAACCAAATTTCAGAAGATTGTGGTATCCCTTTGGCAGAGttcccagataaatatttgggagtTCAATTATTTTCAGGAAGTGTTAAATCACATCATGTGTGGAATGGTGTTGAGATGATGCAGGATAGGCTAGCAGGATGGAAGGGGAAACTACTTTCTTTTCAGGAAAGGCTAATTCTGGTGAAGTTTGTCTTGAGCAGTTTACCAATATACAATATGTCTGTTTATAGATGGCCAAAAAGAGTAATAAAAGAATGTGAGAGGATCATTAGGAATTTTTTATGGACTGGTGATCTCTCTCATAGAAAACAAGTTACTTTAAAATGGGATAAAGTTTGCTCACCCTTGAGTGAAGGTGGACTTGGAATTAGAAGATTGGAAGTGGTCAATAAAGCTCTTTTAATGAATTTATTTTGGAATATTCAACATGGAACAGAGGAAATGGCTAAAATTTTTCAAGCTAAATTCCAGAATAAAGAGGGAGAATGGATTAAATACTTCAAGAAATCAACTATATGGCAAGGAATAAAAGGGGTAAAAATAGAAGTACATGAAGGTACTAGATGTCTTGTTGGAAATGGTGAAACAATTTCTATGTGGAAATATAAGTGGATTCAAGATCAAACATTGGGAGAAAGTTTTCAGAACCATTCTTTTATCCACCAATATCCAAACATGAAGGTTGCAGATCTTATTCTTGAGGGTGAATGGGTAGTTCCAAATGATATGTTGGGGATGATTGAAATAAGTGAACTGCATGTTATTACTGGAGGTGAAGACAGAAGAATTTGGTCACACACTATCTCAGGTGTCTTTACTGTAGCATCTGCTGTAGAAGAATTAAGGGAGAAATTTCCAAAGCTGCAATGGACTTCTCAGGTATGGCACCCATCTGTTCATCCAAATGTCTCAAGTAATATATGTAAGTTAGTCAAAAATATATGTGCTACTAATGAAAACCTCAAAAAAAGAAAGTTTCAACTTGCTTCAAGATGCTGTTTCTgtaaaaagaatgaagaaaataaagaacATATCCTTTGGTTCTGTAATTTCAGCTAGATAATCTGGAAATGGTTAGGAAATATGTTTAATTTCATTAATCCAAGATCATTTGATGAGATGCTGAAGATGGCAAAGAACAGAAGCCCAGCCATCAAGGAAGTTTGGAGGGTATCATCTTTCATTACAATGAGAGAATTATGGTTTGCTATAAATAAATGCATATATGAAGAAGAAATACTTTCCTTGGAGATTATAAAGAAAAAGATACTGAAAATTACATTGGAATGTGAAGTTAGGATGAAAGCACCAATGTGGAATGCATCTGATGACTTGCAAGTGCTAAAAAATCTTGGACTGAAATGCAGAAAAGTTAAAAGCATGAGTGTCAAAGAAGTTTTTTTCCATCTTCCTCCTGCAAATAAGATACTActgtgttgtgatggtgcttcaaaAGGCAACCCTGGAATTTCAGGTTATGGTTTCATTGGTAGATCAAGCACTGGAGAGTATTTAGTTGCAGTTTCAGGTGGTTTGGGGGTTTCAACTAATTTTTATGCTGAAATACTAGCAATCTTAAAAGCAGGAGAATGGGTTGTTAGTAAAAAGCACAAAGAAGTTCTTTTCAGAACAGATTCATCAGCTGCAATTTTAGCTTTTCAAAGCAAAAAAATCCCTTGGTTTGCTGTTAAAAGATGGGAGAAGATATGTGCTAACCTTACATCTTGGTGCTTCATTCATAGTTACAGGGATGTTAACTTTTCTGCAGATGGTCTAGCAAAGAAAGGAAATAATCTAGCAAGAGGTGAAGAAGAGTCTTTGAGACAAGACCTGAATTTCAAGCTACACTGGAGTTACCAAACAGATCCTATTACATATTTTGCTGAAAGCAAACCTGCTCTGgcatattttatatatattctATTTCTTTTTGTAATTTCCATTTCAGTTCCTTTGCGTAATAACTTTTGTAACAATTTGTGATATCAATTTAATTCTTTGTAAAGCAAaaaaaatggttagccatatgattactttcatatcaaccatattcttcttcaccataactagttcaaatgactcaaatgaactagttagggagtttttcaattgcttagatcttatgtaactacacaagacacaattaaagcaaaaacagtttgattcactcgaatcggttcatgaactttatagccacggtttgcaaaagcattccttagttaaaataaacatgagttcaagaacaaccggttttagatataacctactcaagttcgcggactgggttcgcggacttaagctcatggaaggagttcacaaactccagcagaaattctcgggtcgagaacttccgccagttcgcggacttggctcacgccacttccatttctcttgatcaacaaagttcgcaaactttggttcaaggaataaggacttatacatatatgtgtttccacaacaatgcttatatcctaccaatggttatgtaatctaaactcttatttcaatcattgaaacattctcagaggaaggatataaccgttattcactaaccatttttcgtcagagaaattttcaaagtgatcgaaacataacatgactttcgtcactaggtaaagatgaattcggctaaagcgaaagcttaccaacacatatttcgagaaatagatatgcgagataaactcggctcgaaatataaaatgtgcataatgaaagtctatatatcaaaacgacttttgtctcaagagtaggagatagaataaatagacttttgagtgacagataagttcaagtttccacataacttttagttgatgaagatccaccagttccttgagtagttcttcgtcttgtatgatgatttccatggagttcttgagctcaactacactttctatcctagtccgagacctttagctatataggctagaaatcaagacttatagttttgatcactaacattgacaatcatgcttgagatagcaacgcatgcgagttcgaccgagcaatgctctaacaatctccgcctttgtcaattttagtggcaaaactattaatacatatggaatacaaaaaaataaacaaattaacttttgtagctcctattccacatgtctaatcttcaacattactcgaaatctttgtcacttccaagtactccaatgatcccaaaggttgtaagtttagaatcatcgttgttgaaaatccgtagctataacaataagaaaacaatagttctcaatcattgttatacaatgtcacagtatcattacacagcgtcaaagtccaattgtatcaaaacttcaacaacaatactatggtgatatgtatcataatgatccgaaaaccatatgtatttgtagtgtgaactacatattaattctccccatttttgtcaataaaattggcaaaggtacaagaacgggatcttaatgaaatttccgaaagagacatttcttgaccaaaagaaagcaaaaatatcagcttgttctttagatgcaatcataaagccgaagctaaatacattcatcaaggagtttataaagatacaagataacccctataatattccacagccgtactccccacaaagatatggcaattaagcgcaagttcaaaagaactctcccccattaaatgtcattcccgaaagaacaacaagagcgaccttaatttcgaaagaaaagaaggatttctctggacataacaaattacatacaagtaggaatttgaatccaaaaagttcaattaaattaaccataagagaacccatgattaatttaatcgccaaatgctcaaacataagtgaacttatggagacttaacaaatacaattagattaatcacaagagaacccataattaatctaattgaaatacacaaccaaactaatcacaaaagtaatcaatttaattggtcatgatcgacataagaaaaacttacggagcaacaactaaataaccaaacaagatgattaacttagttgaaaatgctcaacataaagtacctcacggaacaacaacatggctaatcaaaaataatcaacttgattgtttaatgctcaacataagacactttacggagcctcacagtaatacataaaaatggatcagggaagatcaattagtgcggaatacacaaggattcattctattttccatcattattcgcataacgacattcaatagacatagtccttgaaaataaaagattttaacctatcttccatcaataattgacataataggcttaacttttgtatttgtcgaaagtccattcattcttttatcaatacatgcatatcgacttacgaaagactttacttttgacaagatatggaacggtcaagttcacggacgtaaacacacgaatcccataaaaatattgcaatatataaaaccataaagattaatactgcaaaaatcatcttccaaacaaatttagaatttgaaccagtaaatctaaaaacatgaagatgaaaacgttggacatagctatgtgtaatcacaataatgcatATTctaaacactagttattcttctaatgaaaacaagaaaatagaagatttactaggcaataagaacacaaattactcatcttcttcctcattggagacactccaagatgcttgaattgtgttcaattcatccttgagc
This DNA window, taken from Papaver somniferum cultivar HN1 chromosome 3, ASM357369v1, whole genome shotgun sequence, encodes the following:
- the LOC113360042 gene encoding uncharacterized protein LOC113360042; this encodes MVNRKGIKPSHILFADDVFLFCNGDRRNVKKLMGILKDYQCASGQMISMEKSKCFIGGTSDIRKNQISEDCGIPLAEFPDKYLGVQLFSGSVKSHHVWNGVEMMQDRLAGWKGKLLSFQERLILVKFVLSSLPIYNMSVYRWPKRVIKECERIIRNFLWTGDLSHRKQVTLKWDKVCSPLSEGGLGIRRLEVVNKALLMNLFWNIQHGTEEMAKIFQAKFQNKEGEWIKYFKKSTIWQGIKGVKIEVHEGTRCLVGNGETISMWKYKWIQDQTLGESFQNHSFIHQYPNMKVADLILEGEWVVPNDMLGMIEISELHVITGGEDRRIWSHTISGVFTVASAVEELREKFPKLQWTSQVWHPSVHPNVSRNMFNFINPRSFDEMLKMAKNRSPAIKEVWRVSSFITMRELWFAINKCIYEEEILSLEIIKKKILKITLECEVRMKAPMWNASDDLQVLKNLGLKCRKVKSMSVKEVFFHLPPANKILLCCDGASKGNPGISGYGFIGRSSTGEYLVAVSGGLGVSTNFYAEILAILKAGEWVVSKKHKEVLFRTDSSAAILAFQSKKIPWFAVKRWEKICANLTSWCFIHSYRDVNFSADGLAKKGNNLARGEEESLRQDLNFKLHWSYQTDPITYFAESKPALAYFIYILFLFVISISVPLRNNFCNNL